From one Pseudactinotalea sp. HY158 genomic stretch:
- a CDS encoding zinc-binding dehydrogenase: MRCVYAESQDPADPLAGLVVGDLEVSAPFPDWVPVRVSATCLNHHDLWSLRGVGLPPDRLPMILGTDAAGTDPDGHAVIVHSVISSPDWRGDETLDPARSLLSEVYPGTLAETVWVPRGNLIPKPDFLTTVEAAALPTAYLTAYRLLFTAADLRPGQSVLVQGAGGGVATAAILLARAAGLRVWVTSRDEGRGQRAVDLGAHEAFAAGARLPARVDAVLETVGEATWDHSLKSVKPGGTIAVAGSTSGANPPADLSRVFFRSVRIQGTTMGTTGEFARLLGLLEATGTRPLIDSTHPLDRAHDAFARLAGGEAFGKVGIAVHTP, from the coding sequence ATGCGATGCGTCTACGCCGAAAGCCAGGATCCGGCCGATCCACTCGCCGGGCTCGTCGTCGGCGACCTGGAGGTGAGCGCGCCGTTCCCGGACTGGGTGCCGGTCCGCGTGAGTGCGACCTGCCTCAACCACCACGACCTGTGGAGCCTGCGCGGGGTCGGCCTGCCGCCCGACCGGCTCCCGATGATCCTCGGCACCGACGCCGCCGGCACCGATCCGGACGGTCACGCCGTGATCGTGCACTCGGTCATCTCCAGCCCGGACTGGCGCGGCGACGAGACCCTCGATCCGGCCCGCTCCCTCCTCTCCGAGGTCTACCCGGGCACGCTCGCGGAGACCGTCTGGGTGCCCCGGGGCAACCTCATCCCCAAGCCCGACTTCCTCACAACCGTCGAGGCCGCCGCCCTGCCGACCGCCTACCTCACCGCGTATCGGCTCCTCTTCACCGCGGCGGACCTGCGCCCGGGCCAGAGCGTGCTCGTCCAGGGTGCGGGCGGCGGCGTGGCCACCGCGGCGATCCTGCTGGCCCGGGCGGCCGGCCTGCGGGTCTGGGTCACGAGCCGTGACGAGGGCCGCGGGCAGCGCGCCGTCGACCTCGGCGCCCACGAGGCCTTCGCGGCCGGCGCCCGGCTCCCGGCCCGGGTCGACGCCGTGCTCGAGACCGTGGGGGAGGCCACCTGGGACCACTCCCTCAAGTCCGTCAAGCCCGGCGGCACGATCGCCGTCGCGGGCAGCACCTCCGGCGCGAACCCGCCCGCAGACCTGAGCCGCGTCTTCTTCCGGAGCGTCCGCATCCAGGGCACGACCATGGGCACGACCGGCGAGTTCGCCCGCCTCCTCGGCCTCCTCGAGGCCACCGGGACCCGCCCCCTGATCGACTCCACCCATCCGCTCGATCGCGCCCACGACGCCTTCGCACGCCTCGCGGGCGGCGAGGCATTCGGGAAGGTGGGCATCGCCGTCCATACGCCGTGA
- a CDS encoding DUF4203 domain-containing protein: MTDVVVGVIALVIGLLLCLRGSGAMRVLLAVWGGFSGFGLGAALAAALTDQGYLATALGWVAALVLAVVFAALAYLFFALAVVLAFASMGFVLGQTIAAALGASAPWLLIGIGVIGGIVLGLLAVATNLPALVLIVVSAFAGAGVAVAGLMLLLHAFSLDSLTDTQIRVADQPLWYVGQLVLAVVGVIVQVRHVRRRQPGTVRQSWAAAAQAQ; this comes from the coding sequence ATGACCGACGTCGTCGTGGGCGTGATCGCGCTGGTGATCGGCCTGCTGCTCTGCCTACGCGGGAGCGGCGCGATGCGGGTGCTGCTCGCTGTGTGGGGCGGGTTCTCCGGCTTCGGCTTGGGTGCTGCGCTGGCGGCCGCGCTGACGGATCAGGGGTACCTGGCCACGGCCCTGGGGTGGGTCGCCGCCCTCGTGCTGGCAGTCGTGTTCGCGGCGCTCGCGTACCTGTTCTTCGCCCTCGCCGTCGTGCTCGCATTCGCCTCGATGGGGTTCGTGCTCGGCCAGACGATCGCGGCCGCCCTCGGCGCCTCGGCGCCCTGGCTGCTCATCGGCATCGGGGTCATCGGCGGCATCGTGCTCGGGCTGCTCGCGGTCGCGACGAATCTGCCCGCCCTCGTGCTCATCGTGGTCAGCGCCTTCGCCGGGGCCGGCGTCGCCGTCGCGGGGCTGATGCTGCTGCTCCACGCCTTCAGCCTCGACTCCCTCACCGACACCCAGATCCGGGTCGCCGACCAGCCCCTGTGGTACGTCGGGCAGCTCGTGCTCGCTGTCGTCGGGGTCATCGTCCAGGTACGCCACGTTCGACGACGGCAGCCGGGTACGGTTCGCCAATCCTGGGCGGCAGCCGCTCAGGCCCAGTAG